In one window of Heterodontus francisci isolate sHetFra1 chromosome 47, sHetFra1.hap1, whole genome shotgun sequence DNA:
- the LOC137357042 gene encoding putative aspartate aminotransferase, cytoplasmic 2: MAERLMVTKEKLKEKLRILGMPRRWEHITRQLGIYIYPGFTDSQIDYLRNNKHIYLSSNGQINISLINSQNLAYLASCIHEAVLSSPEDTESNG, translated from the exons ATGGCTGAACGTCTGATGGTAACAAAGGAGAAACTGAAGGAAAAACTCCGGATATTGGGAATGCCAAGACGTTGGGAACACATCACCAGGCAGCTCGGCATCTACATTTATCCTGGATTCACTG ATTCCCAAATTGACTACTTGAGGAACAACAAACATATCTACCTCTCGTCCAACGGACAAATCAACATTAGTCTGATTAACAGTCAGAACCTGGCCTACCTGGCAAGTTGTATCCATGAGGCTGTGCTGTCAAGTCCGGAGGACACAGAGTCAAACGGTTAA